In Comamonadaceae bacterium OS-1, a single window of DNA contains:
- the fliS gene encoding flagellar secretion chaperone FliS has protein sequence MFTPVSARAASAYKRVGAQTSIEGASPHQVICLLFEALVQSLNSARGAMARGDLEVKGQSIGKAVRILEEGLKAALDIESGGELAENLRGVYNYSILRLTTANLKNDIALVEEVTQLIVPVFDAWKSIPLPSVGNA, from the coding sequence ATGTTTACACCCGTAAGTGCCCGTGCAGCCTCCGCTTACAAACGCGTGGGCGCCCAAACCAGCATCGAAGGCGCCAGCCCCCACCAGGTGATCTGCCTGCTGTTCGAAGCACTGGTGCAGTCCCTGAATTCAGCCCGTGGCGCAATGGCGCGCGGCGACCTGGAAGTCAAGGGCCAGTCGATCGGCAAGGCCGTGCGTATTCTGGAAGAGGGCCTGAAAGCGGCGCTGGACATAGAGTCTGGCGGCGAGCTGGCCGAGAACCTGCGCGGTGTGTACAACTACAGCATTCTGCGGTTGACCACGGCCAATTTGAAGAACGACATCGCTTTAGTTGAAGAGGTAACGCAGTTGATCGTGCCCGTATTCGATGCCTGGAAAAGCATCCCACTGCCCTCTGTCGGCAATGCCTAA
- the fliE gene encoding flagellar hook-basal body complex protein FliE has translation MDLRLSPVSTPLPTRAGVVQRPSTAGIADAKGPGFSSALKGALAEVSAAQNESTRLQKEVQMENPNVSLEETMVAIQKAQIGFQATLHVRNRMVQAYSDIMNMQV, from the coding sequence ATGGATCTGCGCCTATCTCCCGTTTCGACTCCTTTGCCCACCCGCGCGGGCGTGGTGCAACGCCCTTCCACGGCTGGCATTGCGGATGCCAAAGGCCCCGGGTTCTCCAGCGCGCTCAAGGGTGCCCTGGCCGAAGTGAGTGCGGCGCAAAACGAATCCACCCGGCTGCAAAAGGAAGTGCAGATGGAGAACCCCAACGTCAGCCTGGAAGAAACCATGGTGGCGATCCAGAAAGCCCAGATCGGCTTTCAGGCCACGCTGCATGTACGCAACCGCATGGTGCAGGCGTACAGCGACATCATGAACATGCAGGTCTAG
- the fliG gene encoding flagellar motor switch protein FliG, whose amino-acid sequence MDEQGLTDAAIFLMSLGEEEAAEVFKHLSPKEVQKLGETIAKTKVVTREKVDEVLVRFTNAAAAQSLLVNDTADYVKAVLRRALGDDKASLLIDRILLGGDVSGIESLKWMDPLSVAELLRNEHPQIVAAILVHLDYEQSAAVLKQLTERQRNEVLLRVATLEGIQPTALKDLNEVLFKVLAGGDKIRKSSLGGVKAAAEIINLLGANIEGTVIESIKGFDSDLAQKIVDKMFVFDDVAKLDNKSIQMVLKEVASETLVVALKGASPELKEKILANMSSRAAESMREDLESRGPMRLSEVEAQQKEVLKIVRRLVDEGQVVLGGGGDDGFV is encoded by the coding sequence ATGGACGAACAAGGTCTTACCGACGCGGCTATTTTTCTGATGTCTCTGGGCGAGGAGGAGGCCGCCGAGGTCTTCAAACACCTGTCGCCCAAAGAAGTGCAAAAGCTGGGCGAAACCATCGCCAAAACCAAGGTTGTCACCCGCGAAAAAGTGGACGAGGTGCTGGTGCGCTTCACCAATGCCGCTGCGGCCCAGAGCCTGCTGGTCAACGACACGGCAGACTACGTTAAGGCCGTGCTGCGCCGGGCGCTGGGCGACGACAAGGCCTCGCTGCTGATCGACCGCATCCTGCTGGGTGGCGACGTATCGGGCATTGAAAGCCTGAAGTGGATGGACCCGCTGTCGGTGGCCGAGCTGCTGCGCAACGAGCACCCGCAGATCGTGGCCGCCATCCTGGTGCACCTGGACTACGAGCAATCGGCTGCCGTGCTCAAGCAGCTCACCGAGCGCCAGCGCAACGAAGTGCTGCTGCGCGTGGCCACGCTGGAAGGTATCCAGCCCACGGCCCTGAAAGATTTGAACGAAGTGCTGTTCAAGGTGCTGGCCGGTGGCGACAAGATCCGTAAATCCTCACTGGGCGGGGTCAAGGCGGCGGCTGAAATCATCAACTTGCTGGGGGCCAACATCGAAGGCACGGTCATAGAATCCATCAAGGGCTTTGACTCCGACCTGGCGCAGAAGATCGTGGACAAGATGTTTGTCTTCGACGACGTGGCCAAGCTGGACAACAAATCGATCCAGATGGTGCTCAAGGAAGTGGCTTCCGAGACCCTGGTCGTGGCGCTGAAGGGTGCCTCGCCCGAGCTCAAGGAGAAGATTCTGGCCAATATGTCCAGCCGGGCTGCCGAATCCATGCGCGAAGACCTGGAGTCGCGCGGGCCGATGCGCCTGTCCGAAGTCGAAGCGCAGCAAAAGGAAGTGCTGAAGATCGTGCGCCGTCTGGTAGACGAAGGCCAGGTGGTGTTGGGCGGAGGAGGCGACGATGGTTTTGTCTAA
- the fliI gene encoding flagellum-specific ATP synthase → MEADHSPDTQVWPQFLADAQQRVDSGSTLEVRGTLTRLAGLVLEAAGVRSAVGSQCLVSMPGRPSVLVEVVGFSNDKAFLMPAGDVHGLRSGASVVPAPPFVSVPRLGDARRDKAAGVAGVLRLPIGDGLLGRVVDAQGAPLDHGGPIRNVRSQPLDRSPINAMDRDPVREPLDTGVRAINGMLTVGRGQRIGLFAGSGVGKSVLLGMMARYTQADVIVVGLIGERGREVKEFVEDILGADGRARSVVVAAPADAPPLLRLQGAAYATAVAEYFRDKGQHVLLLMDSLTRFAMAQREIALAIGEPPATKGYPPSCFAKLPQLVERSGNGLNGVGSITAFYTVLTEGDDQQDPIADAARAILDGHIVLSRSLAEAGHFPAIDIEQSASRVMHNVVSPAHFEAARRFRMVNSRYQKGRDLVQIGAYAAGSDPGLDEAIRLSGGMAAFLQQGMYEASPLPRSLAEMEQSIPKAAGAR, encoded by the coding sequence ATGGAAGCTGACCACTCTCCGGATACCCAGGTCTGGCCGCAGTTTCTGGCCGATGCGCAGCAGCGCGTGGACAGCGGCAGCACCCTGGAAGTGCGTGGCACCCTGACCCGCCTGGCGGGATTGGTGCTGGAGGCTGCAGGTGTGCGCAGTGCCGTGGGTTCGCAATGCCTGGTGTCCATGCCGGGCCGGCCTTCGGTGCTGGTGGAAGTGGTGGGTTTCTCCAACGACAAAGCCTTTTTGATGCCTGCCGGTGACGTGCACGGCCTGCGCAGTGGGGCCAGCGTGGTGCCTGCGCCGCCGTTTGTGTCCGTACCCCGTCTGGGCGATGCACGCCGCGACAAGGCCGCCGGGGTGGCGGGCGTGTTGCGTTTGCCGATTGGCGACGGCCTGCTGGGCCGGGTGGTGGATGCCCAGGGCGCACCGCTGGACCACGGCGGCCCCATCCGCAACGTGCGCTCGCAGCCACTGGACCGCAGCCCCATCAACGCCATGGACCGCGACCCGGTGCGCGAGCCGCTGGACACCGGCGTGCGCGCCATCAACGGCATGCTGACCGTGGGGCGCGGCCAGCGCATTGGCCTGTTTGCGGGCTCGGGCGTGGGCAAAAGCGTGCTGCTGGGCATGATGGCCCGCTACACCCAGGCCGACGTGATCGTGGTCGGCCTGATCGGCGAGCGGGGCCGTGAAGTCAAAGAATTTGTGGAAGACATTCTGGGCGCGGATGGCCGTGCCCGCTCGGTGGTGGTGGCCGCCCCGGCCGACGCGCCGCCGCTGCTGCGCCTGCAAGGGGCCGCCTACGCCACCGCCGTGGCCGAGTATTTTCGCGACAAAGGCCAGCACGTGCTGCTGCTGATGGACTCGCTCACCCGTTTTGCCATGGCCCAGCGGGAAATCGCCCTGGCCATTGGCGAGCCCCCGGCCACCAAGGGCTACCCGCCCTCGTGCTTTGCCAAACTGCCCCAGTTGGTGGAGCGCAGCGGCAACGGCTTGAACGGTGTGGGCTCGATCACCGCGTTCTATACCGTGCTGACCGAGGGCGACGACCAGCAGGACCCGATTGCCGATGCTGCCCGGGCTATTCTGGACGGCCACATCGTGCTGTCGCGCTCGCTGGCCGAGGCCGGGCACTTCCCGGCCATCGACATCGAGCAATCCGCCTCGCGGGTGATGCACAACGTGGTCAGCCCGGCGCATTTCGAGGCGGCGCGGCGCTTTCGCATGGTCAACTCGCGCTACCAGAAGGGCCGCGACCTGGTGCAGATTGGCGCCTATGCCGCGGGCTCCGACCCCGGGCTGGACGAAGCCATTCGCCTCAGCGGCGGCATGGCCGCGTTTTTGCAGCAGGGCATGTATGAGGCATCGCCCTTGCCGCGCAGTCTGGCCGAGATGGAACAAAGCATTCCCAAAGCCGCGGGTGCGCGATGA